In Brevibacillus brevis NBRC 100599, a single genomic region encodes these proteins:
- a CDS encoding YfcC family protein, translated as MSTHPLKPAKKRFSVPHTYAILFIIIILAALASYVLPAGEFDRVKDAASGKTIVVNGSYHPVESDPVSFFDMFKAIPEGMQKGAQIIFYIFIVSGVFGIIRQTGAIEAGINKGVRHLEGREKLLIPASMFLFSIGGFTMGMAEESIIFVPIGIALARAMGFDAVTGTAMITMGAAAGFMGGMINPFTVGVAQSLAQLPLFSGLTFRAVVYVFVLAFAIWYVMRYAYRVKADPTKSVLYGVENHASQEQATVDIPDLNARHKLVFLVMVCGLAFNVYGVFKYEWFLTELTASFLIMGLVAGLVGGLSVNTLFDSFVAGARAVTFGALIVGFARAITVVLEDGKIIDTMINSLTSAIGHLPDAVTVLAMFVIQAFLNLFISSGSGQAATTMPIMVPIADLLGIQRQIAVLAFQYGDAVTNSIIPTSSALMGYLAVAGIPYEKWVKFIWKLLAGWAVIASIALIVAVTIGVS; from the coding sequence ATGTCTACACATCCATTGAAACCTGCAAAGAAACGTTTTTCTGTGCCGCATACCTATGCCATTCTCTTTATCATCATCATTTTGGCAGCCCTGGCTTCCTACGTGCTTCCGGCTGGTGAATTCGATCGCGTCAAGGACGCTGCCTCAGGCAAAACCATCGTCGTCAACGGCAGCTACCATCCTGTGGAAAGTGATCCGGTCTCGTTCTTTGACATGTTCAAAGCGATTCCAGAAGGGATGCAAAAAGGTGCGCAAATCATTTTCTACATCTTTATTGTAAGCGGTGTATTCGGAATCATCCGCCAGACAGGAGCGATTGAGGCCGGGATCAATAAAGGTGTCCGACACTTGGAAGGTCGGGAAAAGCTGCTCATTCCTGCTTCCATGTTCCTCTTCTCCATTGGTGGATTTACGATGGGAATGGCAGAAGAAAGCATCATCTTCGTTCCGATCGGTATCGCGCTGGCTCGTGCAATGGGCTTTGATGCCGTAACAGGTACAGCCATGATCACCATGGGGGCAGCAGCCGGCTTCATGGGTGGGATGATCAATCCATTTACGGTTGGGGTGGCACAGTCCCTCGCGCAATTGCCGCTCTTCTCTGGTCTTACCTTCCGCGCTGTTGTGTATGTCTTCGTACTCGCTTTTGCCATCTGGTACGTCATGCGCTATGCGTATCGTGTCAAAGCAGACCCGACCAAGAGCGTGCTTTATGGCGTGGAGAATCACGCAAGTCAAGAACAGGCAACAGTAGACATTCCCGATCTGAATGCACGCCACAAGCTCGTTTTCCTGGTAATGGTCTGTGGCCTCGCCTTCAACGTATACGGTGTATTCAAGTACGAATGGTTCCTGACCGAGCTTACCGCTTCCTTCCTGATCATGGGCCTTGTTGCTGGTCTCGTCGGAGGTTTGTCGGTCAATACGCTGTTTGATTCCTTCGTCGCTGGTGCGAGAGCTGTTACGTTTGGAGCGCTGATCGTCGGTTTTGCCCGTGCGATTACGGTCGTCCTGGAAGACGGAAAAATTATCGATACGATGATTAACAGTCTGACTTCGGCGATTGGTCATTTGCCAGATGCCGTAACCGTTCTGGCTATGTTTGTAATTCAAGCCTTTCTCAATCTCTTTATTTCTTCCGGTAGTGGACAGGCAGCGACAACAATGCCGATCATGGTACCGATTGCGGACTTGCTCGGCATCCAACGTCAGATTGCGGTTCTTGCCTTCCAATACGGCGATGCGGTCACCAACTCCATTATCCCGACTTCTTCTGCGTTGATGGGCTATCTGGCTGTTGCAGGCATTCCGTATGAGAAATGGGTCAAATTCATTTGGAAGCTACTAGCAGGTTGGGCCGTGATCGCCTCAATCGCGCTCATTGTAGCAGTGACAATCGGCGTTTCGTAA
- a CDS encoding M20 peptidase aminoacylase family protein yields the protein MRTTIKQLQPAIFSLYEHLHQHPEISWEEVQTTSFIADFLKKHHCHVTTFDDVTGVVGEWGDLTPGKLTVGVRADMDALWQEVNGVFTANHSCGHDAHMTMALGVLMVLQAMDVQLPGRLKLIFQPAEESGNGALAMVNKQVVDDIDFLYGVHLRPIQEIPRGTAASAIMHGAAGTVFGHIKGADAHGARPHLGVNAIEVAAAIVEQLKGIHLDPLVPYSVKMTQLSAGSKSSNIIPGSAQFHLDLRAQTNEVIHALFARVEHILQHVSRLYEVELSYEITERVYAAEVNEEARLIMADAITQTFGAEKLEPPIQTPGAEDFHYYTKERPQLRATMLGLGCGLTPGLHHPQMTFEKEALLDGIEILARTVLNTFERQSK from the coding sequence ATGCGCACAACGATCAAACAATTGCAGCCCGCCATTTTTTCTCTATACGAGCATTTACACCAGCATCCAGAGATAAGCTGGGAGGAAGTCCAAACTACCTCATTCATTGCTGACTTCTTGAAAAAACATCATTGCCACGTCACTACCTTTGATGACGTGACGGGAGTGGTTGGCGAATGGGGCGATCTGACGCCAGGAAAATTGACTGTAGGCGTACGAGCAGACATGGACGCCCTTTGGCAAGAAGTAAACGGCGTCTTTACCGCAAATCATTCCTGCGGACACGATGCGCATATGACCATGGCATTAGGCGTCCTCATGGTTCTGCAAGCAATGGACGTCCAGCTCCCTGGGCGCCTAAAGCTCATTTTCCAGCCAGCAGAAGAAAGCGGAAATGGCGCACTTGCGATGGTGAACAAGCAGGTAGTGGACGATATTGATTTTCTGTACGGTGTCCACCTTCGTCCCATTCAAGAAATCCCACGCGGTACAGCTGCTTCTGCCATCATGCACGGAGCGGCAGGTACAGTATTCGGGCACATCAAGGGTGCCGATGCTCATGGCGCACGGCCTCACCTCGGAGTCAACGCTATCGAGGTAGCCGCTGCGATTGTCGAGCAGTTAAAAGGCATTCATCTCGATCCGCTCGTCCCTTATTCCGTCAAAATGACGCAGCTTTCCGCTGGCAGCAAAAGCAGCAATATCATTCCGGGCTCGGCGCAGTTCCACTTGGACCTACGGGCACAGACGAATGAAGTCATTCACGCCCTATTTGCCCGTGTCGAGCACATTTTGCAGCACGTTTCCCGTCTATATGAAGTTGAGCTGTCTTACGAGATCACTGAACGCGTCTATGCGGCGGAAGTGAACGAAGAAGCGAGACTGATCATGGCGGATGCCATTACCCAAACCTTTGGGGCAGAAAAGCTCGAACCGCCGATTCAGACACCGGGCGCGGAAGACTTCCACTACTACACCAAGGAACGGCCACAGCTTCGTGCGACCATGCTTGGTTTAGGCTGTGGCCTGACACCAGGACTTCATCACCCGCAGATGACTTTTGAAAAAGAAGCGCTGCTAGACGGCATCGAGATTTTGGC